In the Purpureocillium takamizusanense chromosome 5, complete sequence genome, one interval contains:
- the NdufS1 gene encoding ndufs1 NADH-ubiquinone oxidoreductase subunit (EggNog:ENOG503NW5Z~COG:C): MLRQSLARSAWRTGRRVANVSRTFATTPQRQAEVELTVDGKKVSIEAGSALIQACEKAGVTIPRYCYHEKLMIAGNCRMCLVEVEKAPKPVASCAWPVQPGMVVKTNSPLTHKAREGVMEFLLANHPLDCPICDQGGECDLQDQSMRYGADRGRFHEIGGKRAVEDKNIGPLIKTSMNRCIHCTRCVRFANDIAGAPELGSTGRGNDLQIGTYLEKNLDSELSGNVIDLCPVGALTSKPYAFRARPWELKHTESIDVLDGLGSNIRVDSRGLEVMRILPRLNDDVNEEWINDKTRFACDGLKTQRLTMPLVRREGKFEPADWEEALAEVARAWEQKKPKGNEFKIISGALTEVESLVVAKDMANKLGSDNLALDTPTGSQPVAHGIDVRSNYAFNSRIWGIEEADCILLVGTNPRHEAAVLNARIRKQWLLSDLEIGVVGETWDSTFEFEHLGADHAALKKALTGPFGKKLQAAKRPMIIVGSGVTDHVDAKAFYETVGAFVEKNAANFTNAEWDGYNVLQREASRAGAFEVGFTTPSAAVAETKPKFVWLLGADEFNEADIPKDAFVVYQGHHGDRGAQIADIILPGAAYTEKAGTYVNTEGRVQMTRAATSLPGAARTDWKILRAASEFLGAPLPYDDVAAVRDRMVEISPALAAYDVVEPVALRQLSKVQLVDQNKGSKASGAPLKKVIDNFYFTDAISRSSPTMARCSAAKATGDPRTNFMAPGMEEDKPMGQIAYGV; encoded by the exons ATGCTTCGACAGTCTCTGGCACGTTCGGCTTGGCGGACCGGCCGGCGGGTCGCCAACGTCTCCCGGACATTTGCGACCACGCCCCAGCGCCAGGCGGAGGTCGAATTGACAGTCG ATGGAAAGAAGGTCTCGATTGAAG CTGGCTCTGCTCTGATCCAGGCCTGTGAGAAGGCTGGAGTGACCATTCCCAG ATATTGCTACCATGA GAAGCTCATGATCGCCGGAAACTGCCGTATGTGCTTGGTAGAGGTGGAAAAGGCCCCGAAGCCTGTGGCCTCTTGCGCCTGGCCTGTGCAGCCCGGCATGGTTGTCAAGACGAACTCGCCTCTCACCCACAAGGcccgcgagggcgtcatgGAGTTCCTCCTCGCAAACCACCCGCTCGACTGTCCCATCTGCGACCAGGGTGGCGAGTGCGACCTTCAGGACCAGTCCATGCGGTACGGCGCCGACCGTGGCCGGTTCCACGAGATTGGCGGCAAGCGCGCCGTCGAAGACAAGAACATTGGCCCCTTGATCAAGACCTCAATGAACCGATGTATTCACTGCACCCGATGTGTCCGATTCGCCAACGATATCGCCGGAGCGCCTGAGCTTGGCTCTACGGGCCGTGGCAACGACCTGCAGATTGGTACCTACCTCGAGAAGAACCTCGACTCCGAGCTGTCCGGCAACGTGATCGACCTTTGCCCCGTTGGTGCGCTGACGTCCAAGCCCTACGCTTTCCGCGCCCGTCCCTGGGAGCTGAAGCACACCGAGTCCATCGATGTCCTCGACGGTCTGGGCTCCAACATTCGCGTCGACTctcgcggcctcgaggtcatGCGAATCCTCCCCCGTCTGAACGATGATGTCAATGAGGAGTGGATCAACGACAAGACCCGCTTCGCCTGCGACGGCCTCAAGACCCAGCGACTGACCATGCCGCTCGTCCGACGAGAGGGCAAGTTCGAGCCGGCCGACTGGGaggaggccctcgccgaggttGCCCGTGCCTGGGAGCAGAAGAAGCCCAAGGGCAACGAGTTCAAGATCATTTCCGGTGCCCTGACCGAGGTCGAGTCCCTGGTTGTCGCCAAAGACATGGCTAACAAGCTGGGCTCTGACAACCTCGCTCTGGATACTCCTaccggcagccagcccgtcgcccacggcaTTGATGTGCGGTCCAACTACGCCTTCAACTCCCGGATCTGGGGCATCGAGGAGGCTGACTGCATTctgctcgtcggcaccaACCCCCgccacgaggccgccgtATTGAACGCCCGCATCCGGAAACAATGGCTCCTCTCCGACCTTGAGATCGGTGTCGTTGGCGAGACCTGGGACTCTACCTTTGAGTTCGAGCACCTCGGTGCCGACCACGCCGCGCTCAAGAAGGCTCTCACTGGTCCTTTCGGCAAGAAGCTCCAGGCTGCCAAGCGGCCTATGATCATCGTCGGCTCCGGTGTCACCGACCATGTTGACGCCAAGGCCTTCTACGAGACCGTTGGCGCTTTTGTCGAGAAGAACGCTGCTAACTTCACAAACGCGGAGTGGGACGGCTACAACGTTCTTCAGAGAGAAGCGTCCCGAGCCGGCGCCTTCGAGGTTGGCTTCACGACGCCCTccgctgccgttgcggaGACCAAGCCCAAGTTCGTGTGGCTCCTTGGCGCCGACGAGTTTAACGAGGCCGATATCCCCAAGGACGCTTTCGTCGTGTACCAGGGCCACCACGGTGACCGTGGTGCGCAGATTGCCGACATCATCCTGCCTGGTGCCGCGTACACCGAGAAGGCGGGCACCTACGTCAACACCGAGGGCCGCGTCCAGATGACCCGTGCGGCCACCTCCCTGCCCGGCGCGGCTCGAACCGACTGGAAGATCCTGCGGGCCGCCAGCGAGTTCCTGGGTGCTCCCTTACCGTACGACGATGTTGCTGCGGTGCGGGACCGCATGGTGGAGATCAgcccggcgctggctgccTACGACGTGGTTGAGCCCGTTGCCCTGCGGCAACTGAGCAAGGTCCAGCTCGTGGACCAGAACAAGGGATCCAAGGCTAGTGGGGCGCCGCTGAAGAAGGTTATCGACAACTTTTATTTCACAGATGCCATCTCTCGGAG CTCACCGACGATGGCCCGGTGCTCCGCAGCCAAGGCTACGGGTGACCCGAGGACAAACTTCATGGCACCCGGTATGGAGGAGGACAAGCCTATGGGCCAGATCGCGTACGGAGTATAA
- a CDS encoding uncharacterized protein (COG:S~EggNog:ENOG503NTY4~BUSCO:EOG092618J9) — MLFRAAVPGLTRRLCFRTTSAMATARQPNGNLMAQKAGSSLEDLPKSWTFTQSLPPDARFPTPAESHKTPRDQIGPRQVRNALFTWVRPEQQQDPELLAVSPAALRDLGIKDSEVKTDDFRQFVAGNKLYGWDEEKLEGGYPWAQCYGGFQFGQFAGQLGDGRAISLFETTNPASGTRYELQLKGAGLTPYSRFADGKAVLRSSIREFVVSEALNALKIPTTRALSLTLLPHSKVRRETIEPGAIVLRFAQSWLRLGNFDILRARGDRDLIRKLATYIAEDVFGGWENLPGRLADPEKPDQSPAPKRGLGPKDIEGPDETAENRFTRLYREIVRRNALTVAAWQAYGFMNGVLNTDNTSIYGLSIDFGPFGFMDTFDRSYTPNHDDHMLRYSYGNQVTIIWWNLVRFGEAIGELIGAGAMVDDETFVAEGVKENQEEEIVSRAEKLIMQTGEEYKATALAEYQRLMTARLGLREAQKSDYDELISAIFTTMETLELDFSHFFRRLSGLKLADLSTPEARKEKASVFFHQEGPPKTASEGEARDQLASWLDKWRARIIADWQDGDGTVSPARDEERMQAMKQVNPNFVPRGWILDEVIRRVEKEGERDVLDRIMHMALNPFEEAWDGRTFNGATWKGDAEEEQRWVGEVPRTERALQCSCSS; from the exons ATGCTCTTCCGAGCCGCTGTACCCGGACTGACCCGACGGCTCTGTTTCCGAACCAcgtccgccatggccacggcgcgtCAGCCGAACGGCAATCTTATGGCGCAGAAGGCCGGTTCGTcgctcgaggacctgccCAAGTCCTGGACCTTCACGCAGTCACTCCCGCCTGACGCCCGGTtcccgacgccggccgagtCTCACAAGACGCCCCGCGACCAAATCGGCCCGCGGCAGGTCCGCAACGCCCTCTTCACCTGGGTGCGCCCCGAGCAGCAACAGGACCCCGAGCTCTTGGCCGTGAGCCCCGCTGCCCTGCGTGACCTGGGCATCAAGGATAGCGAGGTCAAGACCGACGACTTCCGCCAGTTCGTCGCCGGCAACAAGCTCTACGGTtgggacgaggagaagctcgagggGGGGTACCCGTGGGCGCAGTGCTACGGAGGCTTTCAGTTTGGACAGTTTGCTGGTCAGCTCGGTGACGGGAGGGCCATTTCGCTGTTCGAGACGACCAACCCGGCGTCCGGCACGCGCTacgagctgcagctcaaGGGCGCCGGCCTGACGCCTTACTCGCGcttcgccgacggcaaggctgTTTTGCGATCGAGCATCCGCGAGTTCGTCGTCTCCGAGGCCCTGAACGCGCTCAAGATCCCCACGACCCGGGCGCTGTCGCTCACGCTCCTGCCGCACTCCAAGGTGAGGCGCGAGACCATCGAGCCCGGGGCCATCGTCCTGCGCTTCGCCCAGtcgtggctgcggctgggTAACTTTGATATCTTGCGCGCGAGAGGAGACAGGGACCTAATCAGGAAACTCGCCACGTACATTGCCGAAGATGTCTTTGGGGGCTGGGAAAACCTCCCTGGCCGGCTTGCGGACCCCGAAAAGCCAGAccagtcgccggcgccgaagcgTGGGTTAGGGCCAAAAGACATTGAAGGACCTGATGAGACAGCGGAAAACAGGTTTACCAGGCTGTACCGCGAGATTGTGAGGAGGAACGCCCTCACGGTCGCTGCCTGGCAGGCGTACGGCTTCATGAATGGCGTCTTG AACACGGACAACACGTCCATCTACGGCCTGTCAATAGACTTTGGACCGTTTGGGTTCATGGATACCTTTGATCGCTCCTACACACCcaaccacgacgaccacATGCTGCGATACAGCTACGGTAACCAGGTTACCATCATCTGGTGGAACCTCGTCCGGTTCGGAGAGGCTATTGGCGAATTGATAGGTGCCGGGGCcatggtggacgacgagacATTCgttgccgagggcgtcaaggagAACCAAGAGGAGGAGATCGTCTCTCGTGCGGAGAAGCTCATCATGCAGACCGGCGAGGAGTATAAGGCTACCGCCCTTGCGGAGTACCAGCGGCTCATGACTGCTCGCCTGGGCCTTCGAGAGGCTCAAAAGTCAGATTATGACGAGCTCATCAGCGCCATCTTTACGACCATGGAGACCCTCGAATTAGATTTCAGCCACTTCTTCCGCCGCCTGAGTGGCCTCAAGCTGGCGGACCTCTCCACCCCGGAGGCCCGAAAGGAAAAGGCCTCCGTCTTTTTCCACCAGGAGGGACCgcccaagacggccagcgagggcgaggcccgGGATCAGCTCGCGTCTTGGCTCGATAAGTGGCGGGCAAGGATCATTGCTGACTGGCAGGACGGTGACGGCACTGTGTCCCCGGCAcgggacgaggagcgcaTGCAGGCGATGAAGCAGGTCAACCCCAATTTTGTCCCTCGCGGCTGgatcctcgacgaggtcatcCGACGCGTCGAAAAGGAAGGCGAGAGGGACGTCCTTGATCGCATCATGCACATGGCGCTGAACCCATTCGAAGAGGCCTGGGACGGGCGCACCTTCAATGGTGCTACGTGGAAGGGCGAtgcagaggaggagcagcgatGGGTTGGCGAGGTGCCCAGGACTGAACGGGCCCTCCAGTGTAGCTGCAGCTCATAG
- a CDS encoding 2-dehydropantolactone reductase (COG:S~EggNog:ENOG503NY9D), which translates to MGRFPHPSNDICSTTCVVNGLRGHHSSANRTHCRLLQVYYVEAASLLPPPVLITGSLQFSSPEQSTTSKTKMNSIGSSFQPDASGTAPKQGPFLPTLKLNDGNEIPLVGYGLGTKRGKWDDAAKAPLDQSIVDVTKEAIELGYRHLDGAEGYANEEELGAAIKASKVPREQLFVTTKIHAVHKKNVEEAFALSLKKLGLDYVDLYLLHGPWFADTEQELQQRWAELEAIKASGRARSIGVSNFLQEHVESVLKTAKVPPAINQIEFHPYLQHGDLLPFLRKNNIAAAAYGPLVPLTTATDGPVNALWKQLADKYGVSESEIGLRWCIDQGLVVLTTSSKKERLERYLKKLPLIKLTPKEVSDIAELGQQKHYRSFWKERFAPDDRR; encoded by the exons ATGGGCAGATTCCCCCATCCAAGCAACGACATTTGCTCCACGACTTGTGTAGTTAATGGTCTACGGGGCCACCACAGCTCCGCAAACCGGACGCATTGCCGACTACTTCAAGTATATTATGTAGAGGCAGCCAGCCTCCTACCCCCACCAGTCTTGATAACCGGCTCTCTACAGTTCTCCTCCCCAGAGCAAAGCACAACAAGCAAGACGAAAATGAACTCCATCGGCTCCTCGTTCCAACCAGACGCCTCGGGCACCGCGCCCAAGCAAGGCCCGTTCCTGCCGACCCTGAAGctcaacgacggcaacgagaTTCCCCTG GTTGGATACGGTCTCGGAACCAAGAGGGGCAAATGGGACGACGCTGCCAAAGCCCCGCTGGACCAGtccatcgtcgacgtcacCAAGGAGGCCATTGAGCTCGGCTACCGTCacctggacggcgccgaAG GGTACGCaaacgaggaggagctcggcgccgccatcaaggcgTCCAAGGTGCCCCGCGAGCAGCTCTTCGTCACCACCAAGATCCACGCCGTGCACAAGAAGAATGTCGAGGAGGCCTTCGCCCTCTccctcaagaagctcggcctcgactaCGTGGACCTGTACCTCCTCCACGGCCCCTGGTTCGCCGACACGgagcaggagctgcagcagcgttgggccgagctcgaggccatcaaggcgTCCGGAAGGGCTAGGTCCATCGGCGTCTCCAATTTCCTGCAAGAGCACGTCGAGTCCGTCTTGAAGACGGCCAAggtcccgcccgccatcaaCCAGATTGAGTTTCACCCCTATCTGCAGCACGGAGACCTGCTTCCCTTCTTGAGGAAGAACAacatcgccgctgccgcgtACGGCCCGCTCGTGCCGCTCACAACGGCCACCGACGGTCCCGTCAACGCGCTCTGGAAGCAGCTGGCGGACAAGTATGGTGTCTCGGAGTCGGAGATTGGGCTGAGGTGGTGCATCGACCAGGGATTGGTGGTGCTCACCACCAGCTCCAAAAAGGAGCGGTTGGAACGCTATCTCAAGAAGCTCCCGCTCATCAAGCTGACACCCAAAGAAGTGTCCGATATCGCGGAGCTGGGTCAGCAAAAGCACTATCGCTCCTTCTGGAAGGAACGTTTCGCCCCAGACGACAGGCGGTAG
- a CDS encoding 2-dehydropantolactone reductase (COG:S~EggNog:ENOG503NY9D) has translation MLSLFPLLQGRDPSDCVLTISCRQVGYGLGTKRGKWDDAAKAPLDQSIVDVTKEAIELGYRHLDGAEGYANEEELGAAIKASKVPREQLFVTTKIHAVHKKNVEEAFALSLKKLGLDYVDLYLLHGPWFADTEQELQQRWAELEAIKASGRARSIGVSNFLQEHVESVLKTAKVPPAINQIEFHPYLQHGDLLPFLRKNNIAAAAYGPLVPLTTATDGPVNALWKQLADKYGVSESEIGLRWCIDQGLVVLTTSSKKERLERYLKKLPLIKLTPKEVSDIAELGQQKHYRSFWKERFAPDDRR, from the exons atgctctctctcttcccaCTTCTCCAAGGTCGCGATCCGTCCGACTGTGTATTGACCATCTCGTGCCGGCAGGTTGGATACGGTCTCGGAACCAAGAGGGGCAAATGGGACGACGCTGCCAAAGCCCCGCTGGACCAGtccatcgtcgacgtcacCAAGGAGGCCATTGAGCTCGGCTACCGTCacctggacggcgccgaAG GGTACGCaaacgaggaggagctcggcgccgccatcaaggcgTCCAAGGTGCCCCGCGAGCAGCTCTTCGTCACCACCAAGATCCACGCCGTGCACAAGAAGAATGTCGAGGAGGCCTTCGCCCTCTccctcaagaagctcggcctcgactaCGTGGACCTGTACCTCCTCCACGGCCCCTGGTTCGCCGACACGgagcaggagctgcagcagcgttgggccgagctcgaggccatcaaggcgTCCGGAAGGGCTAGGTCCATCGGCGTCTCCAATTTCCTGCAAGAGCACGTCGAGTCCGTCTTGAAGACGGCCAAggtcccgcccgccatcaaCCAGATTGAGTTTCACCCCTATCTGCAGCACGGAGACCTGCTTCCCTTCTTGAGGAAGAACAacatcgccgctgccgcgtACGGCCCGCTCGTGCCGCTCACAACGGCCACCGACGGTCCCGTCAACGCGCTCTGGAAGCAGCTGGCGGACAAGTATGGTGTCTCGGAGTCGGAGATTGGGCTGAGGTGGTGCATCGACCAGGGATTGGTGGTGCTCACCACCAGCTCCAAAAAGGAGCGGTTGGAACGCTATCTCAAGAAGCTCCCGCTCATCAAGCTGACACCCAAAGAAGTGTCCGATATCGCGGAGCTGGGTCAGCAAAAGCACTATCGCTCCTTCTGGAAGGAACGTTTCGCCCCAGACGACAGGCGGTAG